Proteins from a genomic interval of Phenylobacterium sp. LH3H17:
- a CDS encoding DNA polymerase IV codes for MSALCRDCFTKGDFLRRCPACGSPRVAAHPELDRLSIAHMDCDAFYASVEKRDDPSLRDKPLIVGGGKRGVVTTCCYIARISGVRSAMPMFKARQLCPQAVILSPDFTKYRTESRRIMEMVRALTPLVQPLSLDEAWMDLSGTERLHKATPAETLARLQARIEAEIGITVSIGLAPNKFLAKIASDLDKPRGFSVIGGADAESFLAPRPVGIMPGVGPAMVKSMEAAGYRTVGDLARADIRDLAERFGAYGLRLADLSRGRDNRAVNPNEERKSISAETTFNDDLRTVEDLEAMLAPLCEKVGRHARASGLAGRVVTLKLRSTDFKILTRRRAIPVPTQTARTLFAVGRELLAKEARGQAWRLIGIGIAELTPAQTLEHDLFAGDERRALLTETTIDTLRARFGPGALASGRAFRSKSSPED; via the coding sequence ATGAGCGCGCTTTGCCGCGACTGCTTCACCAAGGGCGACTTCCTCCGCCGCTGTCCCGCCTGCGGTTCGCCGCGCGTCGCCGCCCATCCCGAACTCGACCGCCTCTCCATCGCCCACATGGACTGCGACGCCTTCTACGCCTCGGTGGAGAAGCGCGACGACCCGTCCCTGCGCGACAAGCCCCTGATCGTCGGCGGGGGAAAGCGCGGGGTGGTCACCACCTGCTGCTACATCGCCCGCATCTCCGGCGTCCGTTCCGCCATGCCGATGTTCAAGGCCCGGCAGCTCTGCCCCCAGGCGGTGATCCTGAGCCCCGACTTCACCAAGTACCGCACCGAGAGCCGGCGGATCATGGAGATGGTCCGCGCGCTCACACCCCTGGTCCAGCCGCTTTCGCTGGACGAGGCCTGGATGGACCTCTCGGGCACCGAGCGCCTGCACAAGGCCACGCCCGCCGAGACCCTGGCGCGGCTGCAGGCCCGGATCGAGGCCGAGATCGGCATCACGGTCTCCATTGGCCTGGCGCCCAACAAGTTCCTGGCCAAGATCGCCTCGGACCTCGACAAGCCGCGCGGCTTCTCGGTGATCGGCGGGGCCGACGCGGAGAGCTTCCTCGCCCCGAGGCCCGTGGGGATCATGCCCGGCGTCGGCCCGGCCATGGTCAAGTCCATGGAAGCCGCGGGCTATCGCACCGTCGGCGACCTGGCCCGGGCCGACATCAGGGACCTGGCCGAACGGTTCGGCGCCTATGGTTTGAGGCTGGCCGACCTCTCCCGCGGTCGCGACAACCGGGCGGTAAATCCCAACGAGGAGCGCAAAAGCATCAGCGCCGAGACCACCTTCAACGACGATCTCCGCACGGTGGAGGATCTGGAGGCCATGCTGGCACCGCTGTGCGAGAAGGTCGGCCGCCACGCCCGCGCCTCCGGCCTGGCCGGCAGGGTGGTGACGCTGAAGCTGCGGAGCACCGACTTCAAGATCCTCACTCGGCGGCGCGCCATACCGGTGCCGACCCAGACCGCCAGGACCCTGTTCGCCGTCGGGCGCGAACTGCTGGCCAAGGAGGCCAGGGGCCAGGCCTGGCGGCTGATCGGCATCGGCATCGCCGAACTGACCCCGGCGCAGACGCTGGAGCACGATCTGTTCGCCGGCGACGAGCGCCGCGCCCTGCTCACCGAAACCACGATCGACACGCTGCGAGCCCGATTCGGACCCGGAGCGCTCGCCTCGGGGCGTGCGTTTCGCTCGAAATCCTCACCCGAGGATTGA
- a CDS encoding ROK family protein yields the protein MIRIGVDFGGTKIEAAALDADGRFLARVRGASPRTYEAGLEAVRDLVTEAERQAGATASRIGVCGPGSPSPATGLMRNANSTELNGHPFPQDLARTLGRPVRYANDANCLALSEAADGAGAGERTVFAAILGTGCGAGITVDGQVLEGRNAFAGEWGHMPLPWPNDDEHPGPACWCGRRNCMELWVSGTGFARDAGAASSEAVVAAARAGDAQAAAALDRYVDRLARGLAVVCDVIDPDVIVLGGGMSNLAELYARLPGAIAPRVFSDVFTTPVRAALHGDSSGVRGAAWLWPAP from the coding sequence ATGATCCGCATCGGGGTGGATTTCGGCGGCACCAAGATCGAGGCTGCGGCGCTCGACGCCGACGGCCGTTTCCTGGCGCGCGTACGCGGGGCATCGCCAAGAACCTATGAGGCCGGACTGGAGGCAGTGCGCGACCTGGTGACCGAGGCGGAACGCCAAGCGGGCGCGACCGCCTCCCGGATCGGGGTCTGTGGGCCGGGCTCGCCCTCCCCGGCCACCGGCCTGATGCGCAACGCCAACTCCACCGAGTTGAACGGCCACCCTTTCCCACAGGACCTGGCGCGGACGCTCGGGCGGCCGGTGCGCTACGCCAACGACGCCAACTGCCTGGCCCTCTCCGAGGCCGCTGACGGCGCCGGCGCGGGGGAGCGCACAGTGTTCGCCGCCATCCTCGGCACCGGCTGCGGCGCGGGCATCACCGTGGACGGTCAAGTCCTGGAGGGTCGCAACGCCTTCGCCGGCGAGTGGGGCCACATGCCCCTGCCCTGGCCCAACGACGACGAACATCCGGGCCCCGCCTGCTGGTGCGGACGGCGAAACTGCATGGAGCTCTGGGTTTCCGGGACCGGTTTCGCCCGGGACGCCGGGGCGGCCAGCAGCGAGGCCGTGGTGGCCGCCGCCCGCGCAGGGGACGCCCAGGCCGCCGCGGCCCTGGACCGCTATGTGGACCGGCTGGCCCGCGGCCTGGCGGTGGTCTGTGACGTGATCGACCCGGACGTGATCGTCCTGGGGGGCGGCATGTCGAACCTGGCAGAACTCTATGCCCGCCTGCCCGGCGCCATCGCGCCCAGGGTCTTCTCCGACGTCTTCACCACCCCGGTGCGCGCCGCGCTGCACGGCGATTCCTCAGGCGTGCGCGGAGCGGCCTGGCTGTGGCCCGCGCCATGA